ATACGGCCTATGGCGTAATACAAATTATAATAAGAGGAGGTATGATTATGAAGAAGATCTTTATTGTAATGCTTACATTATTGATCAGTGTTGCATTTGTTTCAGCCGTTTTTGCTCAGGCTAAGCCTGAAGCGGCGCCTGCAAAAGCTCCGGCAAAAGCTGAGAAAGCGTCGCCTGCTCCTGAAAAAGCAGTTGCTGAGAAACCTGCCGCCGAGAAAGCAGCCCCGGAAAAAGCGGCAGAACCGGAAAAACCAAAACCGAAACCAAAACCGAAAGGCGTTTTTATCGGCAATGTCTCCGCCGTTGATGCTGCAATGAAGACAGTTACAGTGGTAAGTAAATGGGGCACCAAGGGTGAACAGGGCTCAGTGACCTTTGCCCTCAACAACGCTTCATTTAAAGGCTACAAGTCTGCTGGAGATATCCAGGTAGGCGACAAAGCTGCCGTCAAATACACTAAGGACGGTATTGAAGTAAAGAAAATAGCCGGTAAGAAACCGGAAAAGGCAAAAAAAGAAGCAGCAAAACCCAAAAAGGGCTTCAAGGATGTAGACGCAAATAAAGACGGTAAAATAACGATTGAAGAGTTGGTTATCATTTTTGTCAATATTACACCGGAACAGTTTAAACAGTTTGATAAAAACAACGACGGCGCCCTGGACGAAAATGAGTATAAAGATGCTATAAAAGCAATGAAATAATCACTTAAAAGTACGGCACACTAATAACCCACCGCAGATTCCCTGTGGTGGGTTATTTTTTTTTATTACATCTTTTCTTTTTTCAGGATTTTGCCACTGGCGCTTATAACAACGATCTCCATTGGAATTTTTTCTCCTGAAAGTTCCATTCCCTGACGGACAATTACGGGCAGCTTTGAGCAGCAGGGAACTTCCATTATGAGAACAGTAACGCTCCTGATGCCTGCATTTTTAAATATTTCTGCAAATTTGTTGATGTATTCTTCGGTATCATCGAATTTAGGACAGCCAATAAGCACTGTCCTGCCTTTCAGGAAGTCTTTGTGAAAGGCAGGGTAAGCAACAGGCGTACAGTCTGCGGCCACAAGAATATCGGCATTCTTAAGAAACGGGGCAGTTGGAGGGATAAGCTTGATTTGTACCGGCCAGTGCATGAGGGAGGAATCGGCAACTGTCAATGACGATGGATGGTTGGCAGCTTCACAGGGGGAAGAAAAGATCTGCATGTGGGTGGATGGGCAGCCGCAGGGGAGAACTTCGGTGTTGAGTGTTGAATTTTGAGTGTTGAGTGTCTCA
Above is a window of Pseudomonadota bacterium DNA encoding:
- a CDS encoding EF-hand domain-containing protein codes for the protein MKKIFIVMLTLLISVAFVSAVFAQAKPEAAPAKAPAKAEKASPAPEKAVAEKPAAEKAAPEKAAEPEKPKPKPKPKGVFIGNVSAVDAAMKTVTVVSKWGTKGEQGSVTFALNNASFKGYKSAGDIQVGDKAAVKYTKDGIEVKKIAGKKPEKAKKEAAKPKKGFKDVDANKDGKITIEELVIIFVNITPEQFKQFDKNNDGALDENEYKDAIKAMK
- a CDS encoding 4Fe-4S binding protein → MKMKRNIIEIDEGLCNGCGQCVSACAEGAIELINGKATLVSENYCDGLAACIGECPEGALKIVEREAEAFDTEAVEQHFKNKEFFQTPISGAETLNTQNSTLNTEVLPCGCPSTHMQIFSSPCEAANHPSSLTVADSSLMHWPVQIKLIPPTAPFLKNADILVAADCTPVAYPAFHKDFLKGRTVLIGCPKFDDTEEYINKFAEIFKNAGIRSVTVLIMEVPCCSKLPVIVRQGMELSGEKIPMEIVVISASGKILKKEKM